GCAACGTATCTCCCCCTATACCTCCATGTTGAACCGAAGTATCGCCCACAGCTGTGGGTGACACTTCCATTTttgtaccatagaccctacattgTTGTCATTTAGTATATTTCCTgcagtaaatgagtacaaaataaGCTTGAACCTTCAATTACTTTCGCATCTCTCACTTTGCAGTTTTTCATTGTAAATTTTACCCGGCGTTGGAATTGGTCCTGAAAACGACCGATGTATTTCGAAAGAAAGGAGCACTAAGGGAATGGGATATGATAGACTTGTGTGCATGGGAAAACAACTGACGATGAGTACACTTTCATGCATCGATATGATGTGTAGGGTCATGATTATAGACATGAAGGATCCAAGTTATTGGCTTGGCAATGAAAGGGTTTACAAGAAACTCAGTGTGCCACTATAAGCTCAAACACTCATACTTTGTGAGGTATAATGTTGAGGAGAAAATCGTTCTAGGAGTCATGATCATATATTCAGTCAGATAACACAAGTCTCGAGCAGGTTgaggtagttctctttttggaggatgtggtggtcctgaaaaggaccgtttggtttgtgtatgctGGGCATACGATTTACTTGGAGCTGGTGTATTTGGTGACGGCTTTGGTACCCTCACTGACGGCGTGCTTGGCAAGCTCACCGGGCAGCAAGAGACGTACAGCAGTCTGGATCTCTCTGCTGGTGATGGTGGATCTCTTGTTGTAGAGGGCAAGACGGGAAGCTTCAGCGGCAATACGCTCGAAGATATCGTTGACGAAGCTGTTCATGATAGACATGGCCTTGGATGAGATACCAGTGTCTGGGTGAACCTGCTTCATGACTTTGTAGATGTAGATACCATAGCTTTCCTTCCTTTTCCTCTTTCTCTTCTTGTCGCCACCACGGGCGGCTTTAGCCTTACCGGCTTTCTTGGCTGCTTTACCACTTACTTTAGGAGGCATATTGAACGTCTAAATAAGTTGTTCGATATGAAGAATACTGGCAAATGACGCTATATTTATAGCTTAAGAAATGCAAATGAGGGATCCTAGCACATGGCGGGAAGTTTGTCATATTGATTGTCAGTTTGACATGAATAAACAGTAACGATTTTTGTACCTGCATGTAGAAGCACGAACCTTCCTGTCATTGGTCGGTATGGTGAGTTTTAGCACGTTATTCACCTTGATTGGCCGAAGATGACGACATTCGGGATCTTTGTCAAGGCTATAAATAAGGACATCTTAGCGGCGAATGTCATTTGGTTGAATCACATATCAAGCAACAAACGAAAAATGTCTGGACGTGGTAAAGGAGGCAAAGCAAAGGGTAAGGCAAAGAGCCGTTCCAGCCGTGCTGGTCTGCAGTTCCCAGTTGGCCGTGTGCACCGTTTCCTTCGCAAGGGCAACTATGCCAAGCGTGTTGGTGCTGGTGCCCCAGTCTACTTGGCTGCCGTTCTCGAATACTTGGCAGCTGAAATCCTTGAGTTGGCAG
This region of Glandiceps talaboti chromosome 4, keGlaTala1.1, whole genome shotgun sequence genomic DNA includes:
- the LOC144433863 gene encoding histone H2A-like encodes the protein MSGRGKGGKAKGKAKSRSSRAGLQFPVGRVHRFLRKGNYAKRVGAGAPVYLAAVLEYLAAEILELAGNAARDNKKTRIIPRHLQLAVRNDEELNKLLGGVTIAQGGVLPNIQAVLLPKKSQAKSK